The following proteins are co-located in the Microcystis wesenbergii NRERC-220 genome:
- the thrB gene encoding homoserine kinase yields MSTFTVTVPATTANIGPGFDCLGAALTLYNQFTFTLLPATTANPVSISVKGTESAKVSQGTDNLIYTSFLQVYQKIGQNPPPIAIEIGLGVPLARGLGSSATAIIGGLVAANQCAGNPLSMGEIEALAIALEGHPDNVVPALRGNCQLSAGDSTNWAICQVFWQKNLIPVLAIPDFELATEKARAVLPEKISRQEAIFNISRLGLLLRGLETGNGDWLRIALEDKLHQPYRQSLIPGYEKVKKAAINGGAYGMVISGAGPTLLALTNPDNAQKTATEMTNAWEEVGINSEVKILALDTLGAQVNC; encoded by the coding sequence ATGTCAACTTTTACGGTAACAGTTCCCGCTACCACTGCTAATATTGGGCCCGGCTTCGATTGTCTCGGAGCGGCCTTAACCCTATATAATCAGTTTACTTTTACCCTGCTGCCGGCAACGACAGCTAACCCTGTCAGCATTAGTGTCAAGGGAACTGAATCAGCTAAAGTTAGCCAAGGGACTGATAATTTAATCTACACTTCTTTTTTGCAAGTTTATCAAAAAATAGGACAGAATCCGCCCCCCATCGCCATCGAGATCGGTTTAGGGGTTCCTCTGGCTAGAGGTTTAGGTAGTTCTGCCACTGCTATTATCGGTGGGTTAGTGGCTGCCAATCAATGCGCCGGAAATCCTTTATCTATGGGGGAAATCGAAGCATTAGCGATCGCATTGGAGGGCCATCCAGATAATGTGGTGCCAGCTTTGCGGGGCAACTGTCAGCTATCGGCAGGAGATAGCACAAATTGGGCTATTTGTCAAGTATTTTGGCAAAAAAATCTCATTCCCGTCCTAGCGATTCCCGATTTTGAACTGGCTACGGAAAAAGCTAGGGCGGTTTTACCCGAAAAAATTAGCCGTCAGGAGGCAATTTTCAATATTTCCCGCTTGGGTTTATTATTGCGGGGATTAGAGACGGGTAACGGCGATTGGCTGAGAATTGCCCTAGAGGATAAACTGCATCAACCCTATCGCCAATCTTTAATACCGGGTTACGAAAAGGTGAAAAAAGCCGCCATTAATGGGGGTGCTTACGGGATGGTAATTAGTGGCGCAGGTCCGACCCTATTGGCGTTAACTAACCCCGACAATGCCCAAAAAACAGCCACAGAGATGACAAATGCTTGGGAGGAAGTGGGGATTAACTCTGAGGTGAAAATTTTAGCTTTAGATACCCTAGGGGCGCAAGTAAACTGTTAA
- a CDS encoding superoxide dismutase — MSFDRRQFLYLLGATLGTATLAGFNPAAFAATGPYSLIALPYSYDALEPYIDKETMQFHHDKHHAAYVNNLNLAVAKYPELQKKTVVELIKNLDSLPADIRTTIRNNGGGDLNHTMFWQIMSPDGGGEPKGEIGAAIIAKFGSFEEFKNAFNQAGTKLFGSGWTWLVLNKSGELEIISTANQDSPLMKGLQPIMGNDVWEHAYYLKYRNQRAEYLKQWWNVVNWEEVNRRYLQAKA; from the coding sequence ATGTCTTTTGATCGCCGTCAATTTCTTTATCTTTTAGGTGCTACCCTTGGCACAGCCACTCTTGCTGGTTTTAACCCTGCCGCTTTTGCCGCTACCGGTCCCTATAGTCTTATTGCCCTACCCTATAGCTATGATGCCCTAGAACCTTATATTGATAAGGAAACGATGCAATTTCATCACGATAAACACCATGCTGCCTACGTTAATAATCTCAACCTGGCAGTGGCAAAATATCCAGAATTGCAGAAAAAAACAGTAGTAGAATTAATTAAAAATCTTGACTCTTTACCCGCTGATATTCGCACCACTATCCGCAATAATGGCGGCGGCGATCTTAATCATACGATGTTTTGGCAGATTATGTCCCCCGATGGCGGTGGCGAACCAAAAGGAGAAATAGGAGCGGCAATAATCGCTAAATTTGGCAGTTTCGAGGAATTTAAAAACGCTTTCAACCAAGCAGGTACTAAACTTTTTGGTAGTGGTTGGACATGGTTGGTTTTAAATAAGTCAGGAGAACTGGAAATTATCAGCACTGCTAACCAAGATAGCCCCCTAATGAAGGGATTACAGCCAATTATGGGCAATGATGTCTGGGAACACGCCTATTACTTAAAATATCGTAATCAACGGGCTGAGTATTTAAAACAGTGGTGGAATGTGGTTAACTGGGAGGAGGTAAATCGCCGCTATCTTCAGGCAAAAGCTTAA
- a CDS encoding TIGR04283 family arsenosugar biosynthesis glycosyltransferase, whose protein sequence is MNYLSIIIPTLNEELRIAATLKQIGAGVEIIVVDGGSTDKTREIAEQLGAKVIISPSKGRAFQMNLGAKIAKGDVLLFLHGDTLLPQNYQEQIINTLSQSGIVAGAFELKIDGEEKTLRLVEKLVNWRSRWLSLPYGDQGIFLKASILADLGGFPELPIMEDFELIQRLKKRGKIAIVDAPVITSARRWQKLGVGKTTLVNQLIIIGYYLKIPPHLLKSFYRLW, encoded by the coding sequence ATGAATTATCTTAGTATTATCATTCCGACCCTGAACGAAGAGTTAAGGATTGCAGCAACATTAAAACAGATAGGTGCGGGAGTAGAAATTATTGTTGTCGATGGGGGAAGTACCGATAAAACTAGAGAAATAGCCGAACAATTGGGAGCGAAAGTAATTATTTCACCCAGTAAAGGTCGCGCCTTCCAGATGAATTTAGGAGCCAAAATAGCCAAAGGAGATGTTTTGTTATTTCTGCACGGAGATACTTTACTTCCCCAAAATTATCAAGAACAAATCATCAATACTTTATCCCAATCTGGGATAGTAGCGGGGGCCTTTGAATTAAAAATTGATGGAGAGGAAAAAACCCTGCGTTTAGTGGAAAAATTAGTTAATTGGCGTTCTCGCTGGCTTTCCCTTCCCTACGGAGATCAAGGAATATTTTTAAAAGCCTCAATCTTGGCCGATTTGGGCGGTTTTCCTGAGTTACCAATTATGGAAGATTTTGAATTAATACAAAGATTGAAAAAAAGGGGTAAAATAGCCATAGTTGATGCTCCGGTGATTACCTCGGCAAGACGTTGGCAAAAATTAGGAGTTGGCAAAACTACCTTAGTTAATCAATTAATAATTATTGGTTATTATCTAAAAATTCCGCCGCATTTGTTGAAAAGTTTTTATCGTTTATGGTAG
- a CDS encoding PEP-CTERM sorting domain-containing protein gives MAQTLTKIIKNAGGGKHCLLLAGATLAILTPFQAAQASVIFSQAADFPSGNVFASQNDTNSFGNFATVYDNFSFSSDNLVDGVDWVGGYFNGSPAAISSFALSIFGNNAGQPGSLLFSETITGNAGETFIGTNNLGAPTYSYSANLTNTFLAQAGATYWLAIVPSLGFPPQWGWYTSSQGDGVSYQDFFGSRSQLGTDFAFSLTGQQVPEPSAILGLLGLGLLGIGSQFKQKR, from the coding sequence ATGGCGCAAACATTAACAAAAATTATCAAAAATGCGGGGGGGGGTAAGCATTGCTTATTGTTAGCGGGGGCAACTCTAGCCATCCTAACCCCTTTCCAAGCCGCCCAAGCGAGTGTTATCTTTAGCCAAGCTGCCGACTTTCCCAGTGGCAACGTGTTCGCATCCCAAAATGATACTAATTCTTTCGGTAATTTTGCCACTGTTTACGACAACTTTAGTTTCTCCAGTGACAATTTAGTTGATGGTGTTGACTGGGTGGGGGGTTATTTTAATGGTAGTCCTGCAGCCATCTCCTCCTTTGCCCTCTCTATTTTCGGTAATAACGCTGGTCAGCCCGGTTCTTTGCTTTTCTCGGAAACGATAACGGGGAATGCGGGGGAAACTTTTATCGGCACAAATAATCTTGGCGCTCCCACCTATAGTTATAGTGCGAACTTGACCAATACTTTCCTCGCCCAAGCGGGTGCAACCTATTGGCTGGCCATTGTTCCTAGTCTTGGATTTCCGCCCCAGTGGGGATGGTACACCAGCAGTCAGGGCGATGGTGTTTCTTATCAAGACTTTTTCGGGAGCCGCAGTCAACTTGGAACGGATTTTGCCTTTAGTCTGACCGGCCAACAGGTTCCCGAACCTTCGGCAATTTTAGGATTATTAGGTTTAGGACTTTTGGGCATCGGTTCTCAATTCAAACAAAAACGATAA